A single window of Salvia splendens isolate huo1 chromosome 8, SspV2, whole genome shotgun sequence DNA harbors:
- the LOC121744322 gene encoding heavy metal-associated isoprenylated plant protein 46-like, translating to MMMKVKIVVRVSMSDEKSRSKALKICVGIWGVESAALSGAEKDQVVVVGESIDAVELTRQLRKGVAHAELVSVGEDKKEDTKPAAAVVTPVNATPVVWSYPPHYVGYNSYPIYESSSSDSCTIM from the coding sequence atgatgatgaaggttAAGATTGTGGTGCGTGTGTCGATGAGCGACGAGAAATCCCGCTCCAAAGCCCTAAAAATCTGCGTGGGGATATGGGGAGTGGAATCGGCGGCGTTGTCGGGGGCGGAGAAGGatcaggtggtggtggtgggagaGAGCATCGACGCAGTTGAGCTCACGCGGCAGCTGAGGAAGGGCGTGGCCCACGCGGAGCTCGTGAGCGTCGGTGAGGATAAGAAAGAAGATACTAAGCCCGCCgccgcggtggtgacgccggtgaATGCGACGCCTGTTGTCTGGTCGTACCCGCCGCACTACGTCGGGTACAACAGCTACCCGATTTACGAGAGCTCGTCAAGCGACTCCTGCACGATTATGTGA